The following are encoded in a window of Rosa chinensis cultivar Old Blush chromosome 4, RchiOBHm-V2, whole genome shotgun sequence genomic DNA:
- the LOC112198009 gene encoding alanine--tRNA ligase, translated as MGTMSPTQLDYYEDMWKLESDATLVALVKGEDGRTALVLDRTVFHPQGGGQPADTGFVAVAGSEVKFVVQDVRSKDGVVYHYGLVENCGEGWEAEFEKGREVVLHVDESRRKLNSRLHSAGHLLDVCMENVGLGDLKPSKGYHFPQGPHVEYIGIVPQKDVQSKQKELELEVNALISRGGKVFVASVPYEEACKLCGECLPDYIPKDSTPRIVKMGTNPGCPCGGTHVSDISEIISVTVSQIRTKKGFTKVFYNVGP; from the exons ATGGGCACGATGAGCCCCACGCAGCTTGATTACTACGAAGACATGTGGAAGCTTGAATCCGATGCCACACTGGTAGCGTTGGTCAAA GGTGAAGATGGACGGACGGCTTTGGTGTTGGACCGGACGGTGTTCCATCCGCAAGGCGGCGGTCAACCGGCGGACACAGGCTTCGTCGCCGTCGCCGGTTCGGAGGTCAAGTTCGTCGTGCAAGATGTGCGGTCCAAGGACGGTGTA GTTTACCACTACGGTTTGGTTGAGAATTGCGGTGAGGGATGGGAAGCGGAGTTTGAGAAAGGGAgagaggtggtgttgcatgttgATGAGTCTAGGCGCAAGCTTAATTCTAG GCTTCACTCAGCTGGGCATTTGCTAGATGTGTGTATGGAGAATGTGGGATTAGGTGATTTAAAGCCAAGCAAAGGCTACCATTTCCCTCAAGG GCCACATGTGGAATATATAGGCATAGTTCCACAGAAAGATGTGCAAAGTAAGCAGAAAGAGTTGGAGTTAGAAGTTAATGCATTGATATCGAGAGGAGGGAAG GTCTTTGTTGCATCAGTACCATATGAAGAAGCATGTAAGCTGTGTGGTGAATGTCTTCCCGATTACATTCCAAAG GACAGCACTCCTCGTATTGTGAAGATGGGGACCAATCCGGGCTGCCCATGTGGTGGTACTCATGTTTCTGATATTTCAGAGATCATCAGTGTTACA GTTTCTCAAATACGGACCAAAAAAGGATTCACGAAGGTCTTTTACAATGTTGGTCCCTAA
- the LOC112201142 gene encoding putative F-box protein At1g67623 codes for MASLSTTRDEVFSSLAKIRKKVRKRRSTKKGHNVSAMKSLPNDLLLEVIAKVATNSFDDLCRIRQTCKEFNEAGQEDYIFQHVSIEKLPLFPLRKRKRFSELMRRCQKCGNAEALYRQGVLDLFSLRNRYEFESGFECLEKATAKGHIEATYLYGVFLTCVGGEAKQQGLQSLCSLNGKDLSESRERFMTFIQSMWVNNVLVRKILAYNDRVKACSQCGNLQNNFVTKRGWDDVYDEGDNLNGCGSCKMNREVNIFCDRLRSSTYVNSL; via the coding sequence ATGGCGTCTCTCTCGACGACAAGGGATgaggttttttcttctttggcaaAGATAAGGAAGAAGGTTAGAAAGCGTAGGTCAACAAAGAAAGGTCATAACGTTTCGGCCATGAAGTCACTTCCCAACGATCTTTTGTTGGAAGTGATTGCTAAGGTTGCTACGAATTCTTTCGATGATCTTTGCCGCATTAGGCAAACTTGCAAGGAGTTTAACGAGGCGGGGCAAGAGGACTATATTTTTCAACATGTATCGATCGAAAAGCTTCCACTCTTTCCTTTGAGAAAAAGGAAACGATTTTCTGAATTAATGAGACGTTGCCAAAAGTGTGGCAATGCAGAGGCTCTGTATAGACAAGGAGTGCTTGATCTTTTTAGCTTGAGGAATCGATATGAATTCGAATCGGGATTCGAGTGTTTGGAGAAAGCTACAGCAAAAGGTCACATAGAAGcaacgtatctttatggggtaTTCTTAACTTGTGTAGGAGGTGAGGCGAAGCAACAAGGTCTACAATCCTTGTGTAGTCTCAATGGTAAAGATTTAAGTGAATCAAGAGAAAGGTTTATGACTTTCATTCAAAGTATGTGGGTGAATAATGTCCTAGTACGTAAAATACTTGCCTACAATGATCGTGTTAAAGCATGCAGCCAATGCGGAAATTTGCAGAATAATTTCGTAACCAAACGAGGCTGGGACGATGTTTACGACGAAGGTGATAACTTAAATGGGTGTGGTTCAtgcaagatgaatcgagaagtAAATATTTTTTGTGATAGATTACGTAGCTCTACATATGTCAATTCATTGTGA
- the LOC112199448 gene encoding probable indole-3-pyruvate monooxygenase YUCCA10 yields the protein MENNVFENASVVIVGAGPSGIATSALLNSMLVPNLVFEREDCCASLWKKRSYDRLSLHLAKNFCSLPLMPHPLSTATFMSKDTFISYMDEYVSRFNVNPHYCHNVESAFYEEADKKWKVEVKNTRVTDKEVCPQVYHADFLVVATGENSQAIIPELPGLETFNGKVIHASDYKCGASFRDKSVLVIGCGNSGMEISNDLSENGAHASIVVRSQLHVLSREIVRIGMILLNFLPVNMVDRFVSFLAMFSYSDLPSYGIHQPAEGPFFYKTLTGKTPVIDRGTIKKIRSQKIKVFPGIEKIHNNIVEFKNGALQRFDAIVLATGYRSVAHNWLKDYKFVFNEDDKPKNKYPNHWKGEKGVYCVGFTGRGIQGISSDSKAVAEDIYQLLMAQKPTYAARMV from the exons ATGGAGAACAATGTGTTTGAGAATGCTTCGGTGGTGATAGTAGGGGCCGGCCCGTCAGGCATTGCAACCTCAGCGCTGCTTAACTCCATGTTGGTGCCAAACCTCGTCTTCGAGAGGGAAGACTGTTGTGCTTCCCTCTGGAAGAAACGGTCCTATGACCGTTTGAGTCTTCATTTGGCGAAAAACTTTTGCTCTCTGCCTCTCATGCCGCACCCATTAAGCACTGCAACTTTCATGTCCAAAGACACGTTCATAAGCTATATGGACGAGTACGTTTCCCGTTTCAACGTCAACCCCCATTACTGTCACAATGTTGAGTCGGCTTTTTACGAAGAAGCTGATAAAAAATGGAAGGTTGAAGTGAAGAACACTAGGGTGACTGATAAGGAGGTTTGCCCCCAAGTGTACCATGCGGATTTCTTAGTGGTGGCCACCGGAGAAAATAGCCAGGCAATTATCCCAGAGTTGCCTGGACTGGAGACCTTTAATGGAAAGGTTATTCATGCGAGTGATTATAAATGCGGAGCGAGTTTTAGAGATAAGAGTGTGTTGGTCATTGGTTGTGGCAATTCTGGCATGGAGATTAGTAATGATCTCTCAGAAAATGGAGCTCATGCATCCATTGTTGTTAGAAGCCAA CTTCATGTACTTAGCAGAGAAATTGTACGAATTGGGATGATACTGTTGAATTTCCTCCCGGTGAATATGGTAGACAGGTTCGTTTCATTTCTTGCCATGTTTAGCTACAGTGATCTGCCCAGCTATGGGATTCATCAACCAGCTGAAGGCCCTTTTTTCTACAAAACACTTACTGGAAAGACTCCGGTAATCGATCGTGGAACTATCAAGAAAATTCGCTCCCAAAAGATTAAG GTTTTCCCAGGAATAGAGAAGATACACAACAATATTGTGGAATTCAAAAATGGTGCCCTCCAGCGTTTCGATGCCATTGTGTTGGCAACTGGTTATCGAAGCGTTGCGCACAACTGGCTCAAG GATTATAAGTTCGTTTTTAATGAGGATGACAAGCCAAAGAACAAGTATCCAAACCACTGGAAAGGAGAAAAGGGCGTCTACTGTGTTGGATTCACAGGGAGGGGAATTCAAGGGATTTCGTCTGATTCTAAGGCTGTTGCTGAAGATATCTATCAGCTTTTAATGGCACAGAAACCCACTTATGCTGCAAGAATGGTTTAG